A DNA window from Fragaria vesca subsp. vesca linkage group LG3, FraVesHawaii_1.0, whole genome shotgun sequence contains the following coding sequences:
- the LOC101291803 gene encoding GPI-anchored protein LORELEI-like, which produces MVLNQSFSFCFATLIFFVLLGLPASSSSSPTFISDGIFESQASIGRNLLQAKKGCPVNFEFLNYTIITSQCKGPRYPADPCCASFKELACPYTDVLNDLTNECASIMFSYINLYGNYPPGLFANECREGKLGLECPALPPSTVADDVNGVHTTSSPSPLLMLTSGFLLLLFRLL; this is translated from the exons ATGGTGTTGAATCAGAGCTTCAGCTTCTGCTTTGCTACTCTTATCTTCTTTGTTTTGTTGGGCCTCCCTGCTTCTTCTTCATCTTCTCCCACTTTCATTTCAG ATGGTATCTTTGAATCTCAGGCTTCTATTGGCCGGAACTTACTTCAGGCCAAGAAAG GTTGTCCAGTAAACTTTGAGTTTTTGAACTACACCATCATCACAAGCCAATGCAAAGGACCACGGTACCCTGCCGATCCGTGTTGTGCTTCATTCAAGGAATTGGCATGCCCTTATACAGATGTATTGAACGACTTGACAAACGAATGTGCTTCTATTATGTTCAGCTACATCAACCTTTACGGAAACTACCCTCCTGGCCTTTTTGCCAATGAGTGCCGCGAGGGGAAATTGGGTCTTGAATGCCCTGCATTACCGCCTTCAACTGTGGCTGATGATGTAAACGGGGTTCATACCACCTCCTCTCCATCTCCATTGTTAATGCTCACATCTGGTTTCCTATTGTTGCTGTTCCGGTTACTGTGA
- the LOC101292099 gene encoding uncharacterized protein LOC101292099, protein MSGLEGWGTQDEFRDRRADFENSEEERRRSRICNLRKKAINASSKFTHSLKKRGKRKIDYRVPSVSIEDVRDAAEEIAVQELRQRLLDNDLLPARHDDYHTLLRFLKARDLNIDKTIQLWEEMLKWRKEFGTDTILEDFEFGELDEVVQYYPQGYHGVDKEGRPIYIERLGKAHPSRIMQITTIDRYIKYHVQEFERALQEKFPACSIAAKRQICSTTTILDVQGLGMKNFTRTAANLLASMTKIDTNYYPETLHRMYIVNAGPGFKKMLWPAAQKFLDVKTIAKIQVLEPKSLYKLLEVIDSSQLPDFLGGSCTCAAEGGCLRSSKGPWNDIEIMKLLHNAEAIFVREITRVSNDQQIFDSYVQIRPLKGRASDTSMVESGSDIDDPCSSLGRRSSARPALAAVDEEASDQSAYYPCDDHFPLVEKSVTTDLGHDQNQSVDCCMNNSSCEATLNSEGSSVGHHLDSVKDKIEKRNFSHVARLMISFLVRLIPFSHILRLEFWRRQNNNVYPSNLVESITDTNSSAPEAVEEDRVLPCLQRLQQLEKVYEELSNKPATIPLEKDRMLMQSLDRIKSVEYDLEQTKRVLHSAVVKQVEIANLLENLDESRFHRKRLFC, encoded by the exons ATGTCAG GTCTAGAAGGGTGGGGAACTCAAGATGAATTTAGAGACAGAAGAGCAGATTTTGAGAATTCTGAAGAAGAGAGAAGGCGTTCAAGAATTTGCAACCTCAGGAAGAAGGCGATAAATGCTTCTAGTAAGTTCACCCATTCTCTTAAGAAAAGAGGAAAAAGAAAAATCGACTACAGGGTTCCCTCGGTTTCTATAGAAGATGTAAGGGATGCAGCAGAGGAGATTGCTGTCCAAGAATTGCGTCAAAGGCTCCTTGACAACGACTTATTGCCTGCTAGGCATGATGACTATCATACTTTGTTGAG ATTTTTGAAAGCTAGAGACCTTAATATTGACAAAACAATTCAATTGTGGGAAGAAATGCTTAAATGGAGAAAAGAATTCGGAACAGATACCATATTGGAG GATTTTGAATTTGGAGAGCTCGATGAAGTAGTGCAGTATTACCCTCAAGGGTACCATGGTGTTGATAAAGAAGGCAGGCCTATTTACATAGAGAGACTGGGTAAAGCTCATCCAAGTAGGATTATGCAAATCACCACCATAGACCGATACATAAAGTACCATGTGCAAGAATTTGAGAGGGCTCTACAAGAAAAATTCCCTGCTTGTTCAATTGCTGCAAAGAGACAGATATGTTCTACAACAACTATACTTGATGTGCAAGGCTTG GGCATGAAAAATTTCACGCGCACTGCTGCAAATCTCCTGGCTTCCATGACAAAGATAGACACCAATTACTACCCTGAG ACATTACATCGGATGTACATTGTCAATGCTGGTCCTGGCTTTAAAAAGATGCTTTGGCCTGCTGCACAGAAATTTCTTGATGTAAAGACCATCGCAAAAATACAG GTGCTGGAACCTAAATCCTTATACAAATTACTGGAAGTGATTGATTCAAG TCAGTTGCCAGACTTTCTGGGTGGATCATGTACATGTGCTGCCGAAGGAGGCTGTCTCAGGTCTAGTAAAGGTCCATGGAACGATATTGAGATAATGAAG CTTCTGCATAATGCTGAAGCAATATTTGTGAGGGAAATAACCAGAGTGTCTAATGATCAGCAGATATTTGACTCGTATGTTCAGATACGGCCGCTCAAG GGTAGAGCAAGTGATACATCAATGGTCGAATCAGGGTCAGATATTGATGATCCTTGTTCATCATTAGGACGAAGGAGTTCTGCACGTCCTGCTTTGGCTGCAGTTGATGAAGAA GCATCAGACCAAAGTGCTTACTACCCCTGTGATGATCATTTTCCTCTGGTTGAAAAATCTGTCACAACTGATCTGGGACATGATCAGAATCAGTCAGTTGATTGTTGTATGAACAATAGTTCTTGTGAGGCAACATTAAATTCAGAAG GGAGTTCAGTCGGCCATCATCTTGACTCTGTTAAGGATAAAATCGAGAAGAGAAATTTCTCTCATGTGGCGAGATTGATGATATCTTTCTTGGTCAGACTAATACCATTTTCTCATATTCTAAGATTGGAATTTTGGAGACGGCAGAATAACAATGTTTACCCATCCAATTTGGTGGAAAGCATCACGGATACCAATTCATCAGCACCTGAAGCTGTGGAAGAAGACCGTGTCCTTCCATGTTTACAGCGTCTTCAACAATTAGAAAAAGTATACGAGGAACTTAGCAACAAGCCTGCTACCATTCCTTTAGAAAAGGATCGAATGCTTATGCAATCTTTGGACAGGATTAAGTCTGTTGAATATGATCTTGAGCAAACAAAAAGA GTGCTGCACTCTGCAGTGGTAAAGCAAGTTGAGATTGCTAATTTGCTGGAGAATCTAGATGAGTCCAGATTTCAT CGAAAGAGACTGTTCTGTTGA
- the LOC101315325 gene encoding polygalacturonase-like, translated as MGLKLMNILTILVLSWFASATTSQADVFDVTSSIYGGKPGYDIAEGLANAWRDACSSESASKVVVPSGTYKLKEAIFEGPCKAPIEVHIQGTLQAPKDPSSDVWVTFSLINMLTLSGGGTFDGQGAHGSKRSDFRDIKFSSITNSIVKNITSLNSKKFHISVTECTNVVFDHLTITSPTDDANTDGIDIGSSKGINVTHTNIATGDDCIAVSEGTNQLLVTGVTCGPGHGISIGSLGQKPDEQPVVGVTVMNCTLVGTTNGARIKTWPDSPGASTASDIVFEDIVMVNVENPIIIDQNYCSGEDDDRCKQNIPSTVQIRNVRFKNIRGSSATPIAVNLACSPSVPCQNVELEDVDLTYSGDEGSLSSQCINVRPRITRVTEALACANVPGLPSDNSPPPPLYDYQSPMIYTGALDNSSCSWPRASVMVYLLISGLGVRLLQRLL; from the exons ATGGGTCTGAAATTGATGAATATCCTGACGATACTTGTGCTCTCATGGTTTGCATCTGCAACTACATCCCAAGCTGATGTGTTTGATGTGACTAGTTCAATATATGGCGGAAAGCCCGGCTATGATATTGCAGAG GGTTTGGCAAATGCATGGAGAGATGCATGTTCATCAGAGTCGGCAAGTAAGGTTGTTGTTCCGAGCGGTACGTACAAGTTGAAAGAAGCAATATTTGAAGGTCCTTGCAAGGCTCCGATTGAGGTTCACATCCAAGGAACACTGCAGGCTCCGAAAGACCCAAGTTCAGATGTTTGGGTGACTTTTAGCTTGATTAACATGCTCACACTATCCGGCGGTGGAACCTTCGACGGCCAAGGAGCACATGGTTCAAAACGCAGTGATTTCAGGGACATTAAATTCTCCTCCATCACCAATTCCATAGTCAAGAACATAACTTCACTCAACAGCAAGAAATTCCACATTAGTGTTACCGAGTGCACCAATGTTGTGTTCGACCACCTTACGATTACATCACCTACAGACGATGCTAACACTGATGGAATCGACATTGGGAGTTCGAAAGGGATCAATGTCACTCACACAAACATTGCAACAGGAGATGATTGTATTGCCGTTAGTGAGGGCACCAACCAGCTCCTAGTGACTGGCGTTACTTGCGGACCAGGCCACGGCATAAGCATAGGAAGTCTTGGACAGAAGCCTGATGAACAACCTGTTGTCGGAGTCACAGTCATGAACTGCACCCTTGTTGGCACAACCAATGGTGCGAGAATAAAGACATGGCCTGATTCTCCTGGTGCAAGTACCGCCTCCGATATAGTCTTTGAGGATATTGTAATGGTAAATGTCGAGAATCCTATCATCATTGATCAAAACTACTGCTCAGGAGAAGATGATGATAGATGCAAACAGAATATTCCATCGACAGTTCAGATCAGAAATGTGAGATTCAAGAACATTAGAGGCTCGTCTGCAACTCCAATTGCTGTAAACCTTGCATGTAGTCCTAGTGTGCCATGCCAGAATGTGGAACTAGAAGATGTTGATCTCACATACAGTGGCGACGAAGGCTCCCTCTCATCTCAATGTATCAATGTCAGGCCTAGAATTACTCGCGTCACAGAAGCTCTTGCTTGTGCTAATGTGCCAGGCTTACCATCGGATAATTCACCTCCTCCACCGTTATACGATTATCAATCACCTATGATATACACTGGCGCACTAGACAATAGCAGTTGTTCGTGGCCAAGAGCATCGGTCATGGTGTATCTGCTAATTTCAGGTCTGGGTGTGAGACTGTTGCAACGGTTGCTGTAG
- the LOC101292389 gene encoding ubiquitin-conjugating enzyme E2-17 kDa-like, whose product MASKRISKELKDLQKDPPASCSAGPVAEDMFHWQATIMGPGDSPFAGGVFLVSIHFPPDYPFKPPKVAFRTKVYHPNINSNGSICLDILKEQWSPALTISKVLLSICSLLTDPNPDDPLVPEIAHMYKTDRVKYETTARSWTQKYAMG is encoded by the exons ATGGCTTCAAAGCGGATCAGCAAGGAATTGAAGGACCTGCAGAAAGACCCGCCGGCATCCTGCAGTGCTG GTCCTGTTGCTGAGGATATGTTCCATTGGCAAGCGACGATTATGGGTCCAGGCGACAGCCCATTTGCTGGAGGTGTTTTTCTTGTATCCATTCACTTCCCACCTGATTACCCTTTCAAGCCACCCAAG GTTGCTTTCCGGACAAAAGTGTACCATCCGAACATTAATAGCAATGGTAGCATCTGCCTTGACATCCTCAAAGAGCAGTGGAGCCCTGCCCTGACCATTTCCAAG GTCCTTCTCTCTATTTGCTCGCTGCTGACAGATCCAAACCCAGATGATCCTCTGGTGCCTGAGATTGCTCACATGTACAAGACTGATAGAGTCAAGTATGAGACTACTGCTCGATCCTGGACCCAGAAGTATGCTATGGGTTAG
- the LOC101291131 gene encoding uncharacterized protein LOC101291131, producing MDRGIEFDVLDAHGTEYHRWVSDIEQTFIAKDLTDTIFPDPAQEPPHKRTKSQALMFFRKHIDPTLRRQYQSKHDLKDLWDALAERFGNIHSTLLPELIARWDEIRLLDYKKVDDFNRDILCLQAQLSSCGVEKSDADMIEKTFTTFPSAAKILMNQYQLEFTNKRITTFSGLMTQLLVEEKNNMINDQHNLRPVGTRKIPKSNYNSKRSQKAPKRKDQHRNEPYARETQHHRASGSRGQGSGFSGRTNTWRRDTGAAGPKGGAAPPRKQQVRSSSAFDGQCNRCGSKDHWYKSCRASANVDAAYKKYKELMEVNSTENNGVEHNVTFKVADPNEQCSDFDVTG from the coding sequence ATGGACAGAGGCATTGAATTCGACGTCCTTGACGCCCATGGTACCGAGTACCATCGCTGGGTCTCGGACATAGAGCAGACCTTCATCGCTAAGGATCTGACCGATACCATATTCCCCGATCCAGCTCAGGAACCGCCTCATAAGAGAACTAAATCTCAGGCACTCATGTTCTTTCGTAAGCATATCGATCCCACACTGCGCAGGCAGTATCAATCCAAGCACGATCTAAAAGATCTGTGGGATGCCCTTGCCGAACGCTTCGGCAACATTCACTCGACCTTGCTCCCGGAACTAATTGCTCGCTGGGATGAAATCAGACTTTTGGATTACAAGAAGGTTGATGACTTTAACAGGGATATACTTTGCCTACAAGCTCAACTGAGCTCATGTGGAGTCGAGAAAAGTGATGCCGACATGATCGAAAAAACTTTCACGACCTTCCCTTCAGCTGCTAAGATCCTCATGAACCAATATCAGCTTGAGTTCACAAATAAGAGGATTACTACATTTAGCGGCTTAATGACGCAACTCCTTGTGGAAGAAAAGAATAACATGATCAATGATCAGCATAATTTGCGTCCTGTAGGCACCCGGAAAATTCCGAAATCTAATTACAACAGCAAACGAAGTCAGAAAGCTCCGAAACGCAAGGATCAACATCGGAATGAACCTTATGCACGTGAGACTCAGCACCACCGTGCCTCTGGTTCTCGGGGACAAGGTAGTGGCTTTAGTGGCCGAACCAACACTTGGCGTCGAGACACCGGTGCCGCCGGCCCCAAGGGCGGTGCCGCTCCTCCTCGGAAGCAGCAAGTTCGCTCTTCTTCTGCCTTTGACGGTCAATGCAACAGATGTGGGTCCAAGGACCACTGGTATAAAAGCTGTCGCGCTTCTGCAAATGTTGATGCCGCATACAAGAAATACAAGGAATTGATGGAAGTCAATTCCACTGAAAACAATGGAGTTGAACATAATGTTACCTTCAAGGTCGCAGACCCCAATGAACAATGTTCTGACTTTGATGTCACCGGCTAA
- the LOC101292979 gene encoding probable calcium-binding protein CML21-like: MGAVVGKAESPRSLSISETKLEAKMVEAMQRRAAKGSVMKSFNSIILKFPKIDESLRNCKDIFQQFDEDSNGAIDHDELKRAFSKLEVSFTDEEIDDLFAACDINEDMGINFNEFIVLICVVFLLKDDQNAGEKKVDMGMPKLEATFETLVDAFVFLDKNKDGYVSKSEMVQAINETTTGERSSGRIAMKRFEEMDWDRNGMVNFKEFLFAFTRWIGIDDLDDEDEEE; this comes from the exons ATGGGGGCTGTAGTGGGAAAGGCTGAAAGCCCTAGAAGTCTTTCGATATCTGAGACAAAGCTGGAGGCCAAAATGGTTGAAGCAATGCAGAGAAGAGCAGCTAAAGGAAGTGTCATGAAATCATTCAACTCCATAATCTTGAAGTTCCCAAAGATTGATGAAAGCTTAAGAAATTGCAAAGATATTTTTCAGCAGTTTG ATGAGGATTCAAATGGCGCAATCGATCATGATGAATTGAAAAGAGCTTTCTCAAAACTGGAAGTCTCGTTTACAGATGAGGAAATCGATGATCTCTTTGCAGCATGCGATATTAATGAGGATATGGGAATCAATTTTAATGAGTTCATTGTTCTTATTTGTGTCGTCTTTCTTCTGAAGGATGATCAGAATGCTGGTGAAAAA AAAGTGGATATGGGAATGCCAAAGCTGGAGGCCACATTCGAAACATTGGTGGATGCATTTGTGTTCTTGGATAAGAACAAGGATGGTTATGTCAGCAAGAGTGAGATGGTTCAGGCCATTAATGAAACCACAACAGGAGAACGCTCCTCTGGGCGAATAGCCATGAAAAGATTTG AAGAGATGGACTGGGATAGAAATGGAATGGTGAACTTCAAGGAGTTCCTTTTCGCATTCACTCGATGGATTGGAATTGACGATCTTGATGATGAGGATGAAGAGGAGTGA